TAACTACGACGTATCTGTTCGCCGTTCTGCACTGTTAGCTCGTCTGAGGACGGGAAAGTTGAAGACGCGTCGATCTGAGGAGGGTGGGGCCCTCCTCTTTTTTTATCTGTCCATTGCAGTTTTGTCATCGAAACCCCCCGATCAGGTGATGCGCCCACCCCTGGCCTCCGGGGATGGTGGACTCATCAGCTACGAATCGATGAACCCTCGGGAAGAGATCAACACAAAGGCATGGGGACTCTGGATTTCGCCTCGCGAAGAGGACATCCAAAACCAGAAACAACACATCAACACCCGCACTGAAAGCAGTTCGAGCAAGGGCCACAGCAACGTGACGCTGGTGAAGTTCACCGCCGAGGTGACCATGGGCGCGGATCTCTACGCGGAATGGGCCAAAGACGGGAAATTCAACATGCACGCCGCTGAATACGTGATCAACAAAGAGCCATAGATCCATCAGCGCAGCTTCTGCATCAGCTGAGTCATCAGCACGAGCGCATCGCTTAGCGACACGCAGACCCGTGCATCAAGAGCTGACTGCTCCGGCATCGCCTCCAGCTGCTCACGGACACGACCAAGCGAGCGGAGCATTGCTGTGGATCTCAGCCGTGGCTCTGCATCCAGCTGCTCCAGGAAATCGGTCGTGTCGTTGCTGCAGTCGGGGCGACCACTGAACGCGTCCCACACCGTTGCGGTTGGCGTGGGTTCAAGAGGAAAGCCACTGATGCCCCCATCAGCAGCAGGTTCGACGGGCGCCCTTTCGACAACGATGCCCCCAGGCTCGATGTCTTGAACGGGTGGATCCACCACGTCGTTCAGAAGCCTTGATCTCATGCTCATGCCATTGCCCCTGCGGGTTGTCTCGTCTGTTGCTTCATTCGTTCCAGGCGCTCTTGAACTAATCGCCTTGGGTCGAACTCTTTTCTTGCTTTGGCTCGTTCCTGCAGGTCTCGATCTCTCAAGAGACCAAGCCACAGCTGTTCGTAATCACGACGCTTTGCCGCTTGCTCCCATTCCTTATTGAGCTGTCTGTCTCTGCGGGCTTCTGCATAAGCAGACGCCTTCAACAACAAGCGCAGTTGAGTCAGCTCAGCTGGTGAGCCAATGCTGTTGTCGATGCGTTTGTAAGCCCACTGGACAACACCATCAGCGCCGCCAAGCTCATAAATCCCAGCAATGGTTGCGGTGAATCGCTTGGTCTTGCCTGCTCGATTGAACTTCAGATGACGAGTGACCGCTTCCTCAGAACTCATTGCAGGTTTACGGGCTGAGCCCTTGTCAGACCTTGTGGCTCTCATGCACCAGCCCCTTGGCGCTGCTCGGCCATCAGCGCTGCATCACGCTTCTGGCGGCGCACGTATTCAGAATCCATCCGCCCGGCATGAACACCATTCGGGAACTGGATCTGCAGCTCTTCAGCAACGGCATCCACCAGCGCAGCGAACTGCGATCGCCACTGCTCGCTGACGGCCGTCGTCGCCATGGTGTTGACCTCACCTCTGGTGATCGGATCAGTCCAGGCATCGGTCTGACCCTCCAAGTTGGCGAGCGACACCTCAAGCTTCTGCTGACGGGTTTCACCAGCCACCAGCTGCGCCTCAACTGCGTTGCCCCTCTGCTCCATCAACGCCGTGGTGCTCTTCACCGATCCCGACAACGCATCAATCGCAGTCGCCTGTGCTTCGAGCTGATCGCGATGCTCCGCTGCAGCCTGCTCACGCTCTTGCTGATGCTGCGCAGCCTCCTGACCGGCTTCAGCCCTGATCGCCGACAGATTGGTGACCTGCTGCGCGATCGCTGCCTCTTGCTCCAGCAACGCCGTGGATTTATCGGCCTGCACCTGCAGATCCATCTGATCCATCCGCCGCTGCTGCGCTTCCACCAGCGTCAGCAACGTGGCCACCTGGCTCTCCAGCACCTTCCGCGCCTTGCGTTCTGAATCCAGTGCATCCAGAACACCATTGGCGACGGTGGCAACAGTGTTTTCATCAGCGGTCTGCTGCTGCCGCTCGGCTATCAACTCCTTAAACCGCTTCTGATCCGCGGGGGAGAGATCGAAGAACTCTTCTGGATAACGATGACCATCACTGCCCTGAATAAACCGACCGCTGGGGGCTGCTGACGGTGCAGCAGCAGCAGGAGTGCCGAGCACTGCAGGTTCAGCAGGTGCCTCCACTTCGCCGAGGGCTCTCCTACGAGCGCGATCAACAGCACCCGCCGGTGCCTTCTTGATTGCTTTAGCCATCAGCTCATCACTCCCTGACGCTGCTGTTCACGAGCCGCTTGCTCTGCGTCCTCTGCAGCAATCAGCCGCTTCGCCTGGCGCTCATCACCACCAGCACGAACCACAGCGTTCTGGAAGCGCTTCTGATTGGCGCCGTCTTCCAATGCCTTCAGCTGTGCCTCAAGGCCCTTCTCTCGCTGCTGCTGAAACTCAGCAACGAACTCAGGATCATGCGCCCACAAATCAGCCTGCGCCGCAGCACTTAACTCCTCTCCACCCTGTAGCTCCGCAATCGTCGCCACACTCAGCGATCCACCAGCAGCAACGCGCCACCTAGCAGCCTGCGCTGGGTCAATCTCTGCCATCGCTGCCTGCAACATCCCCGCAGTAGATCCATTCTTCTCGAACGGATTACTAGGGCTGATCTTGCTCGAATCAATGCCTGCCATCTTGCAAGCTTGATTCAATAATTGAATCTGCTTTGGTGTCATTTTCATGTGGGCTGCAATGTCCCATTTACAACCCCATTCTAAAAAGTCGGTTTTATCTATCTCTGCTCAACTGCGCTCAATCGTGCCAGGCATTGGAGGCTGATTTATGAGATTAGTCAGGCTATTAAAAAAACAAAAAACCCTGACAATGCAGGGGCTTCAGATTGCTAATATGAGTTGAATACATTACCTCACCTATACGCATTTATAATCATCTACCACACCTGTCTGATATAAACTCCCTGCGGTACATTTACCACCAGCCACATTTTCCAATTCTTCTTCAGAAAGCTTTTGTTGAACCTGTTTCAGGTTATCAGCAGAGATACTAAATCCCGCCTCTTTCGCAATCGCAAGAACTGCGTCTGAATCAGCAGCAGCAGCAGCTGCAGCAGCTTTTAGCTTCTCCTGAAGGCTGGTGTCAGCTTTGACTTTGGCGAGGAATGCCTTGAGTTGCTCTTCTGACATGGGTATTAGGTCTATTCAGCAGTCATAGCAACAGTCTGCTGCAGTGTCTTTAGCTAATACATACTGCGCTCAATCGTGCCAACGAGTCGGAGTTGATTTCTGCCGCTGAACGAGTATTGGCCGAAGTTGCTAGTCAATCCAGATACTCAGGTTGACCATCAACATCACTTGAACTTAATTAAAGGGGTTTTATGCACGTACCATTTGGCCCCTTGAATGTGGGAAATATGCAACTCCCGTCGCTACCAGCATCGCCCTCAACTGATCCAAAGTTGCAGTTGTCGTTGTCATTTTGGGGACCACAGGTAGCCGCAGCTTGATCGTCAGGTGGACCCTGGGGGGGCGGGGGTAATCCACTGATGTCCCCAGAGCCGCCTTCAGGAGTGCAAACAGTGCCTGAGTTTGCGCCTGTGCCTTCTACACAATCACTAAAAAGGGCGTGATCGTAAACCCTGATAGTGCGATTGCTTGGAGTTGTTATCAGGGCATTAATCACAGGTAGCTCTTGAACTTGCTTGCGCTGGTCTTCTGTAGATGAACCACCAAAGCGAACTTCAATGTCAGCTGAAACTCTGGTATCGAAAGCTTCGTCATAGGAGATGTTTACCCCTGCTGTTAAACCACTGCTGATCTCATAAGCCAAGCGTCCGAGCACACCAGAAGCATCAGCCTTACCTGAATCACCATTTTGGTAGTAGTAACCAACAGAGGCATTCAGCTCAGGAATGATGAAGTAGCCAACATCCAATCCATAAGTATCCAGAGCACCACCGGAGAAAAACCAGTTGAGTCTTTGCTCAACTTCCCCAATAGGAACCAGGGCGTAGGCATTGAAGTTCCAGTTATTGGAGACCGCTTCTGCATTGACTGCCACCTGTTGAAAGAACGCACTCTTCTCAGTACCAATGACATTGATGCCTGTATCGGTTCCACCCGTATTCATCGGGCGGCTGTCATAACCAGCATTCAGTCCATACATCCAGCTGCGGTCACTGTTTAACCAGCGATAACCAACACGCGTGGAGGTGCTGACGGTGGTGCCAGCAACATCAGTGTTGATGATGCTGCTGTAGCCCTCACGATCAGCGAAGTTGGCATTGACCAGGGCATCAACGAACCACGCGCTGTTGTCTCCAACAGACAGTGGCAAGAACCCACCAATACCTGCTTGGTTTGGTGTTCCAGCACCTTGCAGTGCGCCCTGGAAGCCAAAGGTCGGCTTGACCACATCCTTAAGGCTGATGCTCATCACATCACCCAGATCCTCTGCACTGCCGTCCTGTGCCTTTAAAGGCAGCGGGGCGATGGCAACAGCAGAAGCCAGTAATCCAATGGAAAGGCGGCGAAGCATGGATCAGGCGTTAGTCCGCGCATGATGCCGGGCTTTGCTTGGTTGCGCCCGTAGGCCCTAATTACTGTCACTTCTCAGGTGGGCATGATTTCCAAGTGCCAGAAGGTGTTTGCTTAGCATCTTTCAGTTGCCAACAGAAATTTAGCCAGTGAACGTCGAGAATTAACTTTCGCTTTCTGCGTGCTGTGATCATGGAAAGTTCTTTGCGTTGATAAGAATTCATATCACTGAATTCTTCCCTTAAAATATGATTTTGTGTTTCATACAATTCTATGGCTTCGATCGCAGACACGTTTTCGATGTAGTCAGAAAAGCTTTTCATTTTTTCTAGTCCGAGGGGTATCTTTTCGGTCTATGCCCCATGAATGCCGCTTGGAAGAGGGGACATCCGCCCTCAAAGTTCGGTTTCAGGACCTTTTCGGATTGGTTCATCAGGAGCAAATTCCCCAGTTTCAATTCCATGTGGAGGTCCTCCCTCCTGGACCTCTTCACCATCTCCGGAATCAATCGGATCCACATCACCCATTCGGGTGGTATCCCACCCGCCTGCCTCCCCCGTTTGGGTAGCTCATAGGGATTTCATCCACACCAACAGTCCAAAACACCGGTGCTGCAGCCTTGCTCACCTTGCCTTCCCTTTCATCACTCACACCCTTTAACGCTGCTGCATTAGGCCATAACCGCGCTTCACCATCCAATACCTCGAGCACTTCCTCACGCCGTACCATCCGCCGAATTGCACCTTCCATTGGTGCAGCAAAACTCACCGTTTTCAGCATCCTTTTAATCCTCACATCCACCCACTGCGGTAACACTCTCATCACCTCCCCATCAATCTCCAACATCTCGCCGTCGTCATCACATAACGCCAGCCCAAACTCAGCCAACGTCACACTTCCGGCCAACCTCACAACATCACCGTTCTGGATATTCATCACCACACTTGCCCCATTCGACTTTTCGCGCTGCCCGTCTTCCACTTAGCCCGCCACCACTGCACGCCATAACGGACCGCATCAAGGCTGTGATTCGCACAACCATCAGCAATGCGCTCCACATCCCGCGGATGCCTCGGCAGCGTTGGCCATGTCGCCATCAACCCCTGGCATGCCTGCGTCCACATCAGCCATGGCGTTTCAGCATCACGACCAGCCGCCTGCAGCATCGTTCTGACCAACGCCAAGCCATTGGCCTCCCGTGCATTCATCTTTCCCGCACGCACCAACGGACACCCAGCAGCTTTGAAGTCACCTGCAGTGCTGCCCCGATCGCTGCCAGTCGCGTTAAACACCGCATCGTCGGCAACCACCTTTGTGGTGCCTGGCCTTAAGCCCCACCTGGCCAGCCATTCAATAATTCCCACCGCTTGCTCGGCATTGCTCAGATAAGTGCCGCGGGTCCAGTCCCTTTGCCCGCCAGCCGTAGAGCTCGCCACATAAAACTCATCCAGCAGCCAGATGCTCCCCCTCGGTGCACCCTCTGGGTCAGGCAGGCACAGATAAGCCACCGTTGGTGCGCTGCAGCCCCAGTCCATGCAGACGAACGCACGCTTCAACTCCTGCTGTGGGATGCCTCCAGGCCGCACATCACGCAGGCTGCGCCGCACACCAAAACTGCTGCCGAAAAACGCTCCTGCAATGTCGACATCCAGCCGCCCATGCAGCCACGCATCCAAAAGTGCAGGGTCATCAGCTGCTGCAACCTTGATGTTCCGGATGTACTGATCAATATCCAGATGCTGATTTGAGCTGGCCGTGAAGCTCGCAAAGATCGTGTGTTTGCCCAGGTCTTCGCTCCAGAAGCGACTTGCCTTGCCTGGCTCCGGATAACCCGCAGGGATTCCATATCTCGCCTGCAGCCATGGGTGGGCAGGGCCTCCAGGGTTGCCCAACAGGATGGTCCTCGTCGGCACTCCAGCAGGGCCCCTCAACGTGGCTGCTGCCATGTCGATGAAGCTGCTGTCGAAGTGGTTGCCCACCTCGTCGTGCATCGCGCAGATGAACGATCGACCCTGCAGCCTGGCCAGTGCCTTCACTTGCTCAGCTGGGCCTGCACCGGTGTAAGCAAGCTCGAGCTTTCCGTAGGGCATCGACTTGCCCCCCAACCGGAAAGTCATGTCAGCTGAGCTGTAGGTGGTCCCTGGGAAGGCCACGGTGAGATAACGCCAAAGCAGGCCCTGGAGCTCGGTGAGTCCCTGGAAGGTCTGACGTGTGACCAGTGCTGAGAACTTGCCTTTGAAGTGGGCTGCATCCCTGGCCAGCACCATGGCGATTCCCCAGCTTTTTCCTGTTCCTCGGGCCGAGATGATGCACAGGTCATCACCAAATGGCGCATCCAGCATCAGCTGTTGCGTGAGGGTGGGTTCCTTGATTTCAGGTGCCTGTGGCGCGGGTGCGGTTGTGGTCATCAGAACAGTTCCGGTTGGACGCGTTCAGGGGCTGTAACGCCTCCTCTAGGCGTAGGTGCTTGCAGTTTTGGACTTGCTTCTGCAGGCATCAGCGTGCATGTGCTCTCACTTTTGCTCTCACTTACGGCCACATCGACCGTTTCTGACGCACTCCAGCGGTCAGTGAAGGAAGCGCCATCAGCAGGGGCAGAAAGCTGGATGACAGTTGCCTGCTGTTGAACCTCATTGGCGCGATCGGTGATGCCCAGGAATTGAGCCCATCGGTCAGCAGACCTGGCCAATGCCTCCGCGGTGCGGGGATCGATGCCCTTGGTGCGGCGAACCTCTCGTGAGCCATCGCTGCGTTCGATGGTGACGATTCGACCCTCATCGACTTGCCGTGCAACTTCACCCGCAAGCATTCCCAGCGTGTTGGCGAACAGCTGATCAATTTCTATGCGGCGTTCGTCAATGTCGATGCCTTTGTCGATGACGTGTTGCTTGCCGCGTTGGATTGCGTTGTGAGCAGTCTGCGTGGATTTGATGCCCAGTTCTTCACAGACCCCACGAACAGAACACCCCTGCAAATTGAGTTCATAAGCGCGAATGTCTCGTTCAATCCGAGAACTGTTTGCGGTGGTTTTATTGCCTCTAGGGCGACCTTGTTCCACGACCGTTTGGCGCATGGCAACAGATTAGCGAGTTCAGAAAGTTCTCCCTTAATCCCCCTTAATTCCCTCCTTGCTTCCAAGTGTCTGTCTGGTGTTTTGCGGATAAGGGTGAATGTGGGACCCACCCCCCTTGTATATATAAAAAAAGAGTCATTTTGTAGAAATAGATAAAAGTAAGTTCCCCCTTCCTTTATCCCTGAAAACCCTTTGTGTCACCGGAAGGTTTGTGGGGACCTGACGGGGGACACAGACCGTCCCCTTAGTCAGGAAATTTGGTCAAAGCCCGGTAAGCGACACCACCGCGTTTCCCCTGTGAAAGTTGACCGATCCCCATGTCATGCAGCTGTTGAAGCATCACCTTCGCCATAGCTGCGGTGATGCCTTTTTTCTCGCTGCCCTTCATGGCATCCCGGATGACTTTCCACGTCACGGGGCCTTTCGTCTTGAGTGCGATTGCATGAATACGGCGCAGCAGTTTTTCGCGATTGTGGATTGCATTTGCTGCGCCTTTCTCAAGTCGTGCGGTGGCATGGAATGCCGCAGTCCAGTCATCAAGTGTTTCGATCAGCAGGATTGCTTCCTGCAGCCTTTGCATTGGCACCTGGGCCAGGTATTGACCGTTCTGCTGGCAATGAAGGATGTGCAGCAAACCAGCGATGCGCAGTGCCTTGCCCGGTGACTTGTTTTTCAGGGCCTTGACCGCATTCAGGTCTGATTGATTGCGAAGTTGTTGGCACTGGAAGGCGTAATCAGACAGCAGCTCGATCCCGTCGTCGTCGAGTTCATAGGTGCGCGGCGCTTGCTGCCATAGCGACGTGGCAATGGACTTCAGGGTGCGTTCTGCCTCCAGGCGCTGCTGTCGTTTTTCAGCTGTGAACTTCGGCAGCCGGTAAGTCATTTCCGGTAGCGGCAGAAAGATGCACCGCGCCCATTTGCCGTTTGCATCACCGGATGCAATCAGACGCC
Above is a window of Synechococcus sp. BIOS-E4-1 DNA encoding:
- a CDS encoding Nif11-like leader peptide family natural product precursor, producing the protein MSEEQLKAFLAKVKADTSLQEKLKAAAAAAAADSDAVLAIAKEAGFSISADNLKQVQQKLSEEELENVAGGKCTAGSLYQTGVVDDYKCV
- a CDS encoding carbamoyl-phosphate synthase; protein product: MLRRLSIGLLASAVAIAPLPLKAQDGSAEDLGDVMSISLKDVVKPTFGFQGALQGAGTPNQAGIGGFLPLSVGDNSAWFVDALVNANFADREGYSSIINTDVAGTTVSTSTRVGYRWLNSDRSWMYGLNAGYDSRPMNTGGTDTGINVIGTEKSAFFQQVAVNAEAVSNNWNFNAYALVPIGEVEQRLNWFFSGGALDTYGLDVGYFIIPELNASVGYYYQNGDSGKADASGVLGRLAYEISSGLTAGVNISYDEAFDTRVSADIEVRFGGSSTEDQRKQVQELPVINALITTPSNRTIRVYDHALFSDCVEGTGANSGTVCTPEGGSGDISGLPPPPQGPPDDQAAATCGPQNDNDNCNFGSVEGDAGSDGSCIFPTFKGPNGTCIKPL